Within the Halorhabdus rudnickae genome, the region TCCCACTCGATGTCGCCTTCGAAGCCGGTCAGGTCAGCAATCGTCTCTACGAGGTCACGAATCGAGATTTCCATCCCGCTGCCGAGGTTGACCGGCTCGCTTCGGTCGTAGCGTTCCGTTGCGTCGAGGATGCCACGCGCGGCGTCCTCGACGTAGAGGAACTCCCGGGTCGGTTCGCCGGTCCCCCAGGCGGTAATCGCGTCCTCGCCCCGCTCGCGTGCCTCGACGCACTTGCGGATGATCGCCGGAATGACGTGAGAGGTCTCCAGATCGAAGTCGTCGCGCGGCCCGTAGAGGTTGACCGGCATCAGGTAGATGCTGTCGAAATCGTACTGTTTGCGGTAGGCCTTCGACTGGGTCAACAGCGCCTTCTTGGCAATGCCGTACGGGGCATTTGTCTCCTCGGGGTACCCGTCGAAGAGGTCGTCCTCATCGAACGGGACTGGGGTGTGTTCGGGGTACGAACAGATCGTCCCCAGGATGGTGAACGTCTCGACATCGAACTGCCGAGCCAACTCCAGCAACTCGATACCCATGATCGCGTTGTCGTAGAAGTACCGTCCCGGGTTCTTCCGGTTGGCACCGATGCCGCCGACAGTGGCCGCGAGGTGCAGGACGGTGTCCGCGCCGGAGTCGACGAACGCCCGCCTGATGTCCGCACGTTCACGAAGGTCGTACTCGTCACTCCGGGGGATGAACACCTCGACTGTGTCCGATCGTGCGGTCAGTTCCTCGACGAGGTGGCCCCCGAGGAATCCCGACCCGCCGGTGACCATCACCGTTCGATCGTCCCAGAACGACCCGCTCATCGCCAATCGACTCTCCCGTACCAGCGCTGAGTGTTGTTCGCGTACCAGTCGATCGTTCGACGGATCCCTTCTTCCCACTCGACCTGTGGTTCCCACCCGGTCTCCTCGTGAAGCTTTTCGTACCCGACGCGGAGTTCCTCGACGTCGCTATCGCCCGGTCGATACCGGTCCTCGTCCTGGACGATTTCGGGACGTTCCCAGTATCCTTCCTCGGCACCGATGTCGAGGATCATGTTCGTCCACTCGCGCATCGAGACATTCTCGCCGTAGCCGTAGACGTACTGTTCGCCGGGGTTGCCCGAGAGTGCTACGTGGAGGTGCCCACGGACGCCGTCGGCAACGTAACACATGTCGCGCTTGGGCGCGAGGTTCCCCAGCTCGACGATCTCTCGTTCCAGTGCCTGCGTGATGATTGTCCCCGTAATGTACCGTGGGTTCTGTCGCGGCCCGTAGTTGTTGAACATCCGGGTCGTGACCGCCGGCAATCCGTAGGCATCGTGATAGTTCATCGTCAGGAAGTCGGCCGCGAGTTTCGAGGTTGCGTAGACGCTGGTGGGATTGACGGGTGAGCGCTCGCTCAGAATGACCTGGCCGTCGTCGTGGAATTCGTGGCTGTCCCGCATCTCGTCGTCGACGTTCCCGTACTCTTCGCTCGTTCCAGCCGTGTCGAACTTCGCTATATCCAGGTCGAGATCGACAATGCTTTGCAAGAGATTGAGCGTCCCCGTGACGTTGGAATCGACCGTCTCGTATGGGCGTTCCCACGATTCACCGACGTGTGCCTGCGCAGCCAGGTGAAAAATAAGCGTGTCACTGAAATCGATGAAAGTCGATAAGACACGTTCAACCGAATGTTTGTCGCGTAAGTCTCCCCGATGGACAGTGATCTCCTCGCCTTGGTGACGGACATTCTTCAGCTCACCGCTCGACGTCGCACGCACGAACGCGTGGACATCGGCACCACTATCGACGAGTCGATCTACAAGATGGGAGCCGACAAACCCATCCGCGCCAGTTACGAGAACGGGCCGACCATCAAGTTCCGATTGGACGTTCATTTCGACAGGGTCTTTCTGCCATACAGTGTTGGTTCTTTCCTTTCAACAGAAGGGCTATCAGGGAGATGTGATGTTGGTGAACGACCGCGGAATCGAATTTTGATCGAGCCCGGTTGCGGAGAACTTGACTTCGTCGATCAACCCCTGAAACGAACTATGCGTGTCGGCGTTCGCTCCGAGCACAAGCGGGTGCCGCGACCGAATATCGCCCGAATATACATTCGTCCTCACGAGACGTCCGTCAACAAATAGACGCACCATGTCTCCGTCCCAAGATAGTGTCGCCACGTGCCACTGTCCGTCGGCCACTCCCGGGCCGCCAAGAACCGTTGTGCTTGATCCGTTACCCATCGCGGCGAAAATTCGCCCTTTGTGTAATCCGAGCTGATATCCGTCTACGTTTCCGAAATACGACGAATTCGATGTCGATACCAAACGCGGGGCGACAGTATCGTTCCTGTAATCGACCTGCTCGTGTGTCCGAAACCGAACTCTTACCGAGAATTCATCGGTGTTCGTGAACGTTCTAGAATCCCGGATTCGAGCGTACCCTTCGCCATCGAAGGCGAGTCCTGTCGAATTCCCATTCGAGAACCTGTCAACTGTCGCGATCTCGCCGTGGTGGCCGCCGACAGTATCGTAAGCGACGCGGCCCGAACCGGTCTCGAACGCCCAGGAGGCATTCGGTTGGGACCCGACGCCGTCGACGCGGATCACCGATCCATCCCGAACAGCGGTTTCCGTCACTGAGAACGACGCTGAATCCACAGCATACTCGCCAGCGTACGGTACAATCGCAGCGTACCAGCCGTCCGTAGCCGTTGTCACGGTTCGCCGATACTCGATCTGTTCCCGGCCGATCGACGGTTCCCCTTCGATCGTCACAGCGTCACCAGCAGCACGCCCGGTCACCAGCGCCCCGGGAACAGCCTGGCCGACGTGCGGTCGTCCGTCCGGAGCCGTGTAGACCGGCCGAAAGTGGCCCCAGCCGAACGTCGTTTCAGAACCGACATCCGATTTGAGGTGATCAACCAGCGTGCCACCGCCCCCCTCGTCCGCAATTCCATCGGCGACGACGTACTCCACTCGATCCGCGTATTTCCAGTAGGTTGCAACGGGCGTCTCGGACAGACTTACATTGGCGAAGTGAGATTTTGCATACGAATATGATCCCGAATTACCACTGAGGAAGTAATTGTAGACTCGGTTGCGTCCCCAACCGCTGAGTACGTAGTTTGCGTCAGTAATGTTCTCTTGACTGTCGAAGGACTCGACCCACGTGGCCGTCTCGTAGGTATCACCGTCGATCGTGAGTTGGGACTGCTTGACCGGCAGCTGAACGAGGCCAATGCTCGCCACCACCAGAAAAAATACAGCAATGAGTGCGACCATCCGTGGCGAAATCGAACGGGGGTCGAAATCCACGTCGATCGGAGCTTCTGAGGAGGAGTCGCCGAACAGTGACGGAGAGCGAAACAGCTCCAGGTGGGCCCCGATATGAACGAAGCCGACAGCTCCGAAAAGGGCGACGAACAGCGAAAGCTGACCTGCGAACCGGACCTGCGCGATCGCCAGGCCGAAAAACACCCAGGCGTACACGACCGCGACCGCCCACTTGGGCGCATGCGTCCGGTAACAGTGCCAACTGGCCCACGCCAGGTACGGGAGTGCTAACACAACTAGCAGTCCGAAAAACAGGATCGGTCCGAAGATAGAACCCATCTCACCCCCGACGATCGAAGCGGTTTCGACAATGTTGCTCGACCCGGCCCAGCCCATGTAGCGCAGGAACTTCGACATCGCCCTGCCGACCTCTGGAACGAACAACCACGCGAGAAAACTGACGACGAACCCGGAGCCGACGATCGCCCCGATCCCGACACGGAGCGAGATACCCGAGTGCCGTACTCCTTGTGCGGCTGTCAGAACGGTGACCGCACCACCAAGTAGCAACCAGGGCGCAGCGACTCGATACAGTGGAAACCACCCCCACAAGACGTGCGCAAGCACACTCAAAATAGCCCCACCCGCGATCCCGAGTAACAAACCTACGTTTGTCCCGATCGGAGAGGTGCCGGCTCTGACGTCGGACACTGCGCGATAGACCACGTAGAATGCGATCGGGGCAAGCAAAATGGGACCCCCGCGCCACGCTGCGATCTGAGCCCCGATTCCGACCGCGAGAAGTACACTTCCCTGCCAGGCGTCGCGGATCAATGAGAACCACCGGTCCGAAGAGCGGTATGTCGTCGGTGTAGCTAGCAACACGAGGGCGAATACGGTCACGGCTACCCAGACGTAGTCGAAGGCGTGGTGATCGGCGAATCCGAGCATCGTCCGATACCCGTGAACCGGCGTCACTGCCAACAGCAGTACGGTCGCGAGGGCGATTCGCCGATCCTCACTCAGCCGCTTTGCGATCAGATAGAGAACGGCTGCGCTGGCGACGCCTGCGATCACCGGATACCAGGCCAATACGACCCCGGCTACTTCCGGCGACCCGCCGAGTGCGGCGGCGACCCACCATAGGACAACGATCAAGAGTTTGTCCTGAGCGTATCCACCTGCAGGGATCTCGCCGAGAGAACTGAACGAGAACGCGCTGATATCGCCGTGGAGCAGAGACTCGAGCCAGTATCGATACCCCCACGGATCGTTCCCTACGAGCACGACGTCACTGCCTCGAAAGACGGCCGGAAACGGGAGGGCGACCCGAAGGAAAACCACGAAGACGAGCGAAGCTACTCCTGCAAGCACGATAGGTTGTGACGGCTTCGGAACCGAGACTGCCACCGATGAGAGCGAAATCCCGTTATCGGACGTTTCGAGATCGGTATCCGTGCCAAGTGCCTTCTCTACGGCTGTCCGGTCGACAACTCGATAGCCCGCCACATTCTTCTCGACGATATCACGCGAGACGATTTCACCGAATGTCCCGGAGTCGATAGAGAGGTCGTCGAACTCCCACGGCCCATCTTCGTCGACATCGAGAATTTCTTCGAGGGCGGACGCAACTGCTGGCTTCTCGTCGAGCAACTCGGTGACCTCCTCGCGGGGACCGCTCATACAATCCGTTCCTTGCCGACATCGAGCATAAAACCATCGCAGCCGACTACCATCACCGGTCTGCTAGCACGCTCAGGAAGAACGATTTGAAGATCGTCTGTAGCCCCACGACGATGGCAGTAAACGCGAGAATGTCGTGTCGCATGCCGGGCAACGCCCCGTACCCGGCTGTATACCAGACCCAGAGGATCCAGCCAGCGTACACGACACCGGGGAAAAACACGGCGAGACCGATTGTGCCACCGAGTTCCATCGTCATATGATCGATGATCCAGTTGGTCACGCGATCGTCCGGTCGCCGAATCGGATTTGACGCCATCGTCGCAAACGCACCGAGGCCGGCAATCTGGTAGCCAGCGATCATCAAGAGACTGCCAGCGAACATGGTTCGGACACCAAACGGCCAGATGATACCGTCGATGGAAAATTCGACACCGGAAACCGAACCACCGACCATGACCAACCCGGCTATCATTAGAACCACTCCCGGGACAGTAAACAGGTATCCGGGCGCGTTCACAAGCATGAACTTGATGTGGCGCCACCCGTCCTGAAAGCTATTCAGCGTCGCCTCCCCCTCGCGTTCGTGGTAGGTGATCGGTACCTCTTCGATCGTCAGGCCGCGTGCGCCGGCATCCATGACCATCTCGCTGGCAAACTCCATCCCGTCGGAGTGCAAGTCCAGAACGTCAAGCACGTCGCGATGAAAAACCCGAAAGCCGCTGTGTGCATCGCTGATATCGGTATCGTAGAACAGATTCAAAAACGCTGTCAGCAGCGGGTTACCAACGAACTGGTGAAGCGTTGGCATCGCGCCGTCCTTGATTTCGCCCTCGAAGCGACTCCCCATGCAGATGTCCGCGTCGCCGTTTCGGATCGGATCGAGCAGATTGGGCAACTCCTCGAAGTCGTAGGTCGTGTCGGCATCGCCCATCACGATATATTCCCCGCGGGCCTGGTCGAAGCCGTAGCGATACGCGTACCCGTATCCCGTTCCGTCCGGTTCGACGACGTGAGCGCCCATTGCCCGACCGATATCGGGCGTCTGATCGCTCGAACTATCACTTAGAATGATCTCGCCGGGTAGTCCGATCTGCTCGAAGGCTGACGTAGCACGCCGGATACACTCTGCGATCCCTTCCTCTTCATTCAGTGTCGGCATGACGACACTGATCACGGGGTCGCGTTCGTCTCCGGCGGTGACGAAGTGCGAGTCCGCCCCAACCCCGTCAGCGTCTGAAGCCACAGTCGGAACGTGAACTTCGGCGACCATCGTATATCAATTGGAGGTAAGAGACATCGACCCGTCAGGCGAGTAGATCGGTTCCGTCCCGCATTCGACGCAGACGTACCGGCCCCCTACTGTCCCGATGACCGGCGCATTGCGCGACAAACATTTCATCCGGGATGCCCGGGCTCGTTGCGGGGAGGCGCTCATATATATGGAGGACAACTCCGTCAGTGAAAAGAGTATCCCATCATCACGCGAGACGGCACGAAACACCGACAACACTCACTTGAGAACTATTCACGAATTCTCGACCCACCAAAACACAACAATATGGGGATAGTCCTGCTTAAACATTCATGGAAGAACAATGCGTGTGGATGCCATCAAGTATCCGGAAATCGAACATCTCGGACACAGTCCGAGACCCACATGGTGTGAGTCGAATGGAGGGAGACTGGTTTTCCGGAAGGACCGCGATCCGTCAGTCAGTACTGCTTGTCACGTTCACAAACACGTGATTCCATCGGTAGGCGTTCTCGACCGATGGATCAGCCGGTGGCTCCCCACGGTACAGCAGAAAGACCAGCCGTAACTCCTCGCCGGTCATCGTTGGCTTGGCCTCGTACCGTTGGTGCCACGTCCCATTCGCCTCGACACTCGTCGCCAGTCGATCGAGTTCCTGCTCTTCGAGTACCGTCGTGGCGTCCCCATCGCGTTCGACCCGCTGTAACGCGATCACCACCGTGTAGTCCATCGGCTCGTGTTCGTGATTGCCGATTCCGACGACTAGGGGCTTAGACTGGCCGACCGCGAGGGTCGTTGAGTAGTTCTCGGCGACGAGTTGGCCGTCAGCATCCTCGTTGAGCAGATAAAGTTCCGTGAACGCGTCTCCCTGTCTCGTACCCATCACTGCGTAGGCCACGCTCGCGGTCGCCAGTAAGACGCTGAGTAGCAACAATACATTCAGTGCAGTGTCAGTTCGAGAGTCCGGTGCGAACAGTTCCGAACGCCCAGCGACAATCCACTCCTGATAGGGGACTTGCAGTCGCTCCCCGGAGGGGAGCTGTCGACGCCGATACGCGGCCAGCACGACGAACCCGAGAGTCAACGTCGTCAGCGACACGACGATCGGCACAGGACGGATCCCCCAGGGCGAGAAATTCAGTGCCAGCCCCACGAGAGAGACGATGGCGATCGAGAGCGCGAACGAGAGAGCGGTACGCTCGATGCCGTCGATGCCGCGTCCAGCGACGACCGATCGCCCGCGACCGCGTTCCTCGGCCGTTCCGTCACGATCGGTTCCGGCGGCCTCAGGGAACAGTGCCGCGACGAACGCGTAGCCGGGCACGAACAGGACGAACACGAAGCCAAGCACCACTCGCAATGGCGTCTCGCTGATCCACGGAACGGACACGACGACCAAAGTTAGCACGGTCCAGAGACAGACACCAGCCAAATCGGCAGGGAGATCCCGAAGTTGTCCGGGGAACGACAATGACCTGTCCGGGCGATCGGCCATGGTGAGGGTTCGTCCGCACTACCGGGTGAAAAACGACTCGGTCGAAGCCCTCCGCCAAATTATTGTGCCGATACGCAATGCAATCTTCGTCGATGCCGGTGACTAACCGGGATGCAAGAACAGCGTTGGGTCCCCGTACTCGGTCTCGAAGACGGGCAACACGAGACCGAGTACGGCGCTGACGCCGCCACAGGTCAGGACATCGCCATCGTCGGCGGGCATCCCACGCGGTCGCTTCTCGCTTGCGCCTTCGACCTCTCCGCGTGAGTGACAGTCGGCCGTCACGCGAGTTCGACCCACAGCGGGCCGGCCCAGGCGAGGCCGCCACCGGCCTGTGCGAGGTGGACGTGATAGGTGTCAGCGCGACCCCGCGCTCGTCGAAAGACCTTCGCGCGCGCGTCACTCAGCGAGAGAGGGAAGATGCGCGTCGGTATGCAGTAGCGGATGGCCAGGCCGGGCATCGAAGTAGTCGGCAGAAGCAAACAGGCCGACGCGATTGCCCATCGCCAGGGCATCCTGGATGTGATGGCCCGGTCGCTCGGCCTCGCCGTGACCCATCTCGATGGGTTGGTCGTTACCCTCCCAGGCCGGGCGTTCGCTGTTGCCCCACCGAAAGTAGATTTCCGCGATCGAAGCCACCTCGTCGTCGTACCGTGTCGTCACTCGGGTTCGCTATCGGTGAGCCGAACCGGATTAGAGACGAAACGCTCCCCGGTCGCTTCGTGGGTGAGCGTGAGATACTGGATCCCCAGGCGTTCCGAACGCAACGCCGTTAACCATCGTGCGACCGCCGTTGCGCGCGAAACGTGATCCGATCGGGACGGGGCGCGTCACCGTCGTTCGACTCGATCCGAAACGATCTCCGGAAATCGTCGATCAGGCGCTCACACTGGTCCCAGGCCTGGAGCGTGACGGGTCGTCCACAGCGGCGTCCGAGGAAACGATCGCGTGGGCCGCAGTGAATTCCTGGTGTCGGTTTGCCAGCAGCCCCCGGATCGAGGGGGCGCTGGCGGACCATCGATCCCAGGGCCATCTTCGACTTGTAGAGCGCGCCCTCGGCCGAGGAGACATCGTCCCCGCCGTTCGTCGCCATACGCCAGCGAGGAGAGGGAAGTGGATAAAACGAGGGGCAATCAACAGACCGGTTTCGGGTTGACACCCATCGACTCTAAAGATGTGGTGTAGGCGTCGTAGGCAGTCTGGATCGCCCCCGAGGCTGCCTCAGCAGCTCGCTCCCAGTCGTCGTCGGTCTCACAGCTCGCCTCCAGTAACTCGCCGGCCCGCTCCAGTTGCGGGTCCAGATCGCCGCCCACGTCCCGGAACAACTGAGCAGTCTGTGGGTCGGCCTCGCCGACGAAATAGCCGGTGAACTGTTCTTTGGACTTCTCGGCGGCGATCGTCCGCCCGACGAACCCGCCGAGTCGCTCGATCGTACCGTCCAGATCCCGGAGATACTGCTGGATGGCCGGGACCGCCTCGCCAGGAGCGTAGTCGTCGAGTTCACCTGCGACGCGCTCGTAGTGATCGCGTTCCTCGGCGGCCGTCTCGGCGAACGCATCGGCGACCGCGTCGTCGCTCTCGGTGTCGGCCCACTCCTGGTAGGTGACAGCGGCGTGGTGTTCGGCATCGGCAGCGGCCGACAGTACCGTCTCGTCGTCCATTTCGCCCCCAGTATCGGCGTACAGTGCTTTCGAGGAACCCAGCCGTGAGAGGGCCGTGTCGTTGTCCGATCGGATCCGATCGAGGAATTGCTCGGCGTTCATGTTCTCGAATTGGCCCGCCGACGGTTAGAAGTCACCGATGGGTGCAAAAATACAGGGACAGATCCTGGCGGGCGACGCCGTTCGTGAGCAGATCAGCGTGATCGTACGCGAGTGGCGGCGAAACACCCAAGCACTGGCGGACGGACCGTACGGTATGGAGCGCATCCCCTTCGGCATTCAGCGGATGGACTCCCTCATCGACGGCGGCGCCCCGCGGGGCACCGTCGTCCTGCTGTCGGGGGAGTCCGGCGCGGGGGCGCGGGAGTTCATGTACACCAGTGCGGCCATCAACGGCCTCGCATCCGTCGATCCCGAGCGCCACGACCTCTACTACGGCGACCTCGCCGGGGACGCGACACTCCCCGATGAGATCCACTACGTCTCCTTTACGGCCGGTGAGTCACAGTTCCGCTGGGAACTCGCCCAGACGATGGAAGACGACATCGTCGAGGGCGGACTGGAGGCGATCACGTTCCACGATCTCTCGACGGACTTCTTCCACGACAGTCCCCTCCCCCGGGACTGGTACGCTGATCGAACACCCAGCGTGAAAGACCTGCGTTCGCGGACCGACCGCGAGGGCCTGCTCTCGGCCTTTGGCGATCTCATGTCCGACCACGCCGCCGATAACCTCGTCGTCATCGACTCCCTTACGGACCTCATCAGTGCGACCGAGGACGAGGTGTCCTGGTCGGACGTCACGTACATTCTCAAGGGCCTCCAGAAGGCTGCTCACCGCTGGAACGGACTGGTCCTCGCACACGTCAACCACGAGACGCTGTCGCCGGAGCGTCACGGCCAACTGGTCGACGCCGTCAACGGGACGATGCGATTCGAGTGGGAGTCCGGCGGCAGCACGCGCGCCCGGACGCTCGTCGTCAAGCAGTTTCGCGGCGTGCTCTCGGCACTCGAAGACGAGAACATCGTCCGCTTCGAGACCGAAATCGACGACGACGGCTTCGACATCTCGGACGTGCGCAAGATCCGCTGAGAAGGGAATACAGCCTCGACAGTGACAGTATCGAAGCTGGGAACCGGCGGCAAACCCTTAACTATCCGGTCGATGAAATCCCGGTGATGGCGAGCGAGTCGACGGACCCGGGGGACGTGACGGTGAACATCCCCGCCGAGCTACTCGAGTGGCTCGATACCCACACCGCCGAACGCGACGTCGACCGTGACGCCCTCCTCACGCAACTC harbors:
- a CDS encoding GDP-L-fucose synthase family protein; this encodes MSGSFWDDRTVMVTGGSGFLGGHLVEELTARSDTVEVFIPRSDEYDLRERADIRRAFVDSGADTVLHLAATVGGIGANRKNPGRYFYDNAIMGIELLELARQFDVETFTILGTICSYPEHTPVPFDEDDLFDGYPEETNAPYGIAKKALLTQSKAYRKQYDFDSIYLMPVNLYGPRDDFDLETSHVIPAIIRKCVEARERGEDAITAWGTGEPTREFLYVEDAARGILDATERYDRSEPVNLGSGMEISIRDLVETIADLTGFEGDIEWDTSKPDGQPRRRLDTSRAKAYFDWEARTDFEDGLRETIEWYETHRDEIADD
- a CDS encoding GDP-mannose 4,6-dehydratase translates to MNVQSELDGRPVLVTGADGFVGSHLVDRLVDSGADVHAFVRATSSGELKNVRHQGEEITVHRGDLRDKHSVERVLSTFIDFSDTLIFHLAAQAHVGESWERPYETVDSNVTGTLNLLQSIVDLDLDIAKFDTAGTSEEYGNVDDEMRDSHEFHDDGQVILSERSPVNPTSVYATSKLAADFLTMNYHDAYGLPAVTTRMFNNYGPRQNPRYITGTIITQALEREIVELGNLAPKRDMCYVADGVRGHLHVALSGNPGEQYVYGYGENVSMREWTNMILDIGAEEGYWERPEIVQDEDRYRPGDSDVEELRVGYEKLHEETGWEPQVEWEEGIRRTIDWYANNTQRWYGRVDWR
- a CDS encoding LamG-like jellyroll fold domain-containing protein, which codes for MSGPREEVTELLDEKPAVASALEEILDVDEDGPWEFDDLSIDSGTFGEIVSRDIVEKNVAGYRVVDRTAVEKALGTDTDLETSDNGISLSSVAVSVPKPSQPIVLAGVASLVFVVFLRVALPFPAVFRGSDVVLVGNDPWGYRYWLESLLHGDISAFSFSSLGEIPAGGYAQDKLLIVVLWWVAAALGGSPEVAGVVLAWYPVIAGVASAAVLYLIAKRLSEDRRIALATVLLLAVTPVHGYRTMLGFADHHAFDYVWVAVTVFALVLLATPTTYRSSDRWFSLIRDAWQGSVLLAVGIGAQIAAWRGGPILLAPIAFYVVYRAVSDVRAGTSPIGTNVGLLLGIAGGAILSVLAHVLWGWFPLYRVAAPWLLLGGAVTVLTAAQGVRHSGISLRVGIGAIVGSGFVVSFLAWLFVPEVGRAMSKFLRYMGWAGSSNIVETASIVGGEMGSIFGPILFFGLLVVLALPYLAWASWHCYRTHAPKWAVAVVYAWVFFGLAIAQVRFAGQLSLFVALFGAVGFVHIGAHLELFRSPSLFGDSSSEAPIDVDFDPRSISPRMVALIAVFFLVVASIGLVQLPVKQSQLTIDGDTYETATWVESFDSQENITDANYVLSGWGRNRVYNYFLSGNSGSYSYAKSHFANVSLSETPVATYWKYADRVEYVVADGIADEGGGGTLVDHLKSDVGSETTFGWGHFRPVYTAPDGRPHVGQAVPGALVTGRAAGDAVTIEGEPSIGREQIEYRRTVTTATDGWYAAIVPYAGEYAVDSASFSVTETAVRDGSVIRVDGVGSQPNASWAFETGSGRVAYDTVGGHHGEIATVDRFSNGNSTGLAFDGEGYARIRDSRTFTNTDEFSVRVRFRTHEQVDYRNDTVAPRLVSTSNSSYFGNVDGYQLGLHKGRIFAAMGNGSSTTVLGGPGVADGQWHVATLSWDGDMVRLFVDGRLVRTNVYSGDIRSRHPLVLGANADTHSSFQGLIDEVKFSATGLDQNSIPRSFTNITSP
- a CDS encoding glycosyltransferase family 2 protein, with the protein product MVAEVHVPTVASDADGVGADSHFVTAGDERDPVISVVMPTLNEEEGIAECIRRATSAFEQIGLPGEIILSDSSSDQTPDIGRAMGAHVVEPDGTGYGYAYRYGFDQARGEYIVMGDADTTYDFEELPNLLDPIRNGDADICMGSRFEGEIKDGAMPTLHQFVGNPLLTAFLNLFYDTDISDAHSGFRVFHRDVLDVLDLHSDGMEFASEMVMDAGARGLTIEEVPITYHEREGEATLNSFQDGWRHIKFMLVNAPGYLFTVPGVVLMIAGLVMVGGSVSGVEFSIDGIIWPFGVRTMFAGSLLMIAGYQIAGLGAFATMASNPIRRPDDRVTNWIIDHMTMELGGTIGLAVFFPGVVYAGWILWVWYTAGYGALPGMRHDILAFTAIVVGLQTIFKSFFLSVLADR
- a CDS encoding DUF1616 domain-containing protein, coding for MADRPDRSLSFPGQLRDLPADLAGVCLWTVLTLVVVSVPWISETPLRVVLGFVFVLFVPGYAFVAALFPEAAGTDRDGTAEERGRGRSVVAGRGIDGIERTALSFALSIAIVSLVGLALNFSPWGIRPVPIVVSLTTLTLGFVVLAAYRRRQLPSGERLQVPYQEWIVAGRSELFAPDSRTDTALNVLLLLSVLLATASVAYAVMGTRQGDAFTELYLLNEDADGQLVAENYSTTLAVGQSKPLVVGIGNHEHEPMDYTVVIALQRVERDGDATTVLEEQELDRLATSVEANGTWHQRYEAKPTMTGEELRLVFLLYRGEPPADPSVENAYRWNHVFVNVTSSTD
- a CDS encoding rubrerythrin family protein yields the protein MNAEQFLDRIRSDNDTALSRLGSSKALYADTGGEMDDETVLSAAADAEHHAAVTYQEWADTESDDAVADAFAETAAEERDHYERVAGELDDYAPGEAVPAIQQYLRDLDGTIERLGGFVGRTIAAEKSKEQFTGYFVGEADPQTAQLFRDVGGDLDPQLERAGELLEASCETDDDWERAAEAASGAIQTAYDAYTTSLESMGVNPKPVC
- a CDS encoding RAD55 family ATPase, which encodes MERIPFGIQRMDSLIDGGAPRGTVVLLSGESGAGAREFMYTSAAINGLASVDPERHDLYYGDLAGDATLPDEIHYVSFTAGESQFRWELAQTMEDDIVEGGLEAITFHDLSTDFFHDSPLPRDWYADRTPSVKDLRSRTDREGLLSAFGDLMSDHAADNLVVIDSLTDLISATEDEVSWSDVTYILKGLQKAAHRWNGLVLAHVNHETLSPERHGQLVDAVNGTMRFEWESGGSTRARTLVVKQFRGVLSALEDENIVRFETEIDDDGFDISDVRKIR